CAGACGATGATGAAGAGAACTAGAATGGTCCTGCTGGCCTTGGCCCCCTTCGCCCCTCCTACATTGTCTGGACTCCCGATTCTTCACTCTGCTGTGGCTCCACTAGTCTTTCGTGAACCAGGCTGACGTCTTGCTCCACCTGACCTGGCCGGCCCCTGTCTACTCTCTCTGGCTGCTGCCTTTCCGGAGCGGACATGGGGGTTAGGTGACGACGGCTTCTTCTGGTGTTGGATAGGAAGCTTGGAGACTGAGGGTCTTCACTTATGTCGTGCACGCACGTCCACTGAAGAAATTCAAGTGATCAATTAGAATActcagtgtgtgcgtgcgtgtgtaagaaagagagagcgcaCATGCAGAGCATATGTTTATGAATGTGTCAATGTctcttgtgtgcatgtgtgcgcgcgtgtaaATGCGCTGTTTGCTTAGATCCCTGCTTCTATATGCTCTTGAAAAACGAGAAGCGATGGGTCATGTGAACGATCTTACGCTGTGAACCTATCTATTCTTCCATAAAACCTGTATGAATATCGAAGAACAAGTTTCAAAGCTAACAGCGAAAAGCTCACCTCTGAAGACTCGTCAGAACTTGTATTACGTGAAGATACGCACCATCCCTGCGGATGCACCTACACCAACAAAAGAACTACAAGAAAAATGCAACATAGCATGCCATACATGTTCTATAAATGTATGTATAGATATTTAGCTCACAGTCACCTCTACTCCCCCTCTCTTCTCGcccttttttctcctttcctcaCAAACACATCTCTCTCTTGTTCAGCTTACTTCCCTTCTCTCCGTTCCAACTGCCATATCTTTCGTAAAATCGAAAagttaagagaaaaagaaagctttttcttattttctatgTTATATAATTTTTCTGTATTATAACTGACATCAAAACGTGTTCGGTGCAGTCCTGGCAAAGTCAAAGGTCACTTCTGTCTACTCTCACGCCTTACCTGTAGCGAGGTAATGACCAACGCCTTGTCTCCCTTGGGAAAATCCGACAGCAGCTCCACGCGGTTACGCGATCGCTCAAACATTCGCTTGATGTTGGAGTCGATGATGGAGGTGCCGGTCTCCTGCATGGACTCAGTGAAGTGCAGTTTGAAGTCGGCAGTGTCTGTATCCAGATGCTCCAGGTCAAGgttgtggatgatgatgaggtagCCATCGGCTGTGGCCACCACTAGCTTGGAGTCGTCGTGTGTCAACTTTGACCGCATCAAACCGTCCGTGTAAAAAACACGCCGACACCCATCCTCGTTAGAGTAGCTGCCACAGGACAAACCATGGAATTATAAATGTCAGTGCCATCTAACATTTTTACTGAGTTCCGACTGTGAGGCTGAGAAACAAACGAAGAAAGCGTTGTCATGCTAGCCAGAGAATTCGGAGGTCCGTGCACTGCAGACCCCACTTTAGTTCTGCTTAACACCTGCATCCAAAGTAGATTTCTCTCTATTGATATGTTATGAAATGTAATTGTCACTCACATTGCATCTTAAACGTATATTTATAATATCTGTAAAATTTCATAACATCAGTATGGTAAAAACTGAGCTCACTTGTTGATATCCCAAGTGTAGATCGTGCCGTCAAAACCTGAGGTCACTAGCAGGCCCCGTGAAGCAGCATACTCAATGTTTTTGACCCAGTAAGAGTGACCATGGAGCGAGCGCACTTTGCTGCCCAGGAATCGCAAGTCCCAGAGTGCCACAGTGTTGTCATCCGAACACGTAGCGAACGTTCGTGTGTCTAGAAACCTACAGACGACAGAAAGCATGGCATGATGAGCAGAAGAGGATGGCTGCTGACTGAATAACAAGGGGAACAAACCTCCACTGACACATTACCTGATGTTCTGCTTTCAGCTTAATTTCTTGAGCGTAAAAGGGAAGCTATTCTAATTGTCCGGATGTTACcatacaaaatgtttgtttacgaCTCCTCTCTTAAGTAAACCATgagaacaaaaagtaaaagcgTCGTTATGAAAACCTTAAGTGACTGATTTCATAATATCAGAACACTTCTCAAAAAAACATGCTAAACAAGGTTCAAGGGAAGCAGTAGATATGCAATAAACTGctacaaagcaaaaaatatacacagccaAAAACTCCTCAAGGGGATAAAATATGTCTATGCTAGGAATTACATTTATAAATGGATTGTATGTATAAAAAGTTACtaattcttcatttttcatgaaaacatttcaattaCATTCAATACACAGGAGCTTTAGAAGAAGTCAGTTTTAAAAGATGGGATATTGGAAAAATCAGGGAAAAGACCATTTTGATATTATTAGTGTTACAAATAACTGACAAAGAGCGAAATAGTACATAATAAATGAGGTTTGGTTACAACAGAAATAAACCAATATAAGACACATTGTATGACAACATGTTGCAAGTTAATTAAAGTCTACAGAAGTAAAAGATGATAATAGTAATATTAATGCTGATTCTACTCACTTAACACAGTTCACGCAATTCATATGGGCTCCATTTTTAGTCTGCACCAGTTTTCCATTAAATGGATCAAATACTAAGAAACTTCGCTTTTCACATGCAGCAACCAGGACACgtctataaaaacaaacagcaacgaGAAAAGTTGGTGAAACTATTCTTCTTTGCAAAAAACCCCATTCAGCCCCCAAAAAAATCACTTACTCAAACAAAAGCAAGCTGCCAAATATATAGCTCATAACCCCTTTGCACCAagatattatttcttctttctgtgtgtgtgtgttcattgcATGCTTGGGTGTatgcaaatattttccattaaTATACTGATGCATCACTGCGCAAACATATCatatcaaaacatttaataaagcaagagatgaaaaagctaaactcttctgacaataatttttaaaataaattacaagatTAAGCTTTCTTTAATATACAGACAGCTTGTGTTTTGACTTGTACCATCTTTTACAAATTCATTGAGCTCATTAACATCATTTTACAGCTTAAGATGAAAGTATGATTCTCTATAGATAACATACCCGTCGGTGGAAAAATCAAAGTTGAAAATGCCACCATGATGTTGTCCATCACTGTGATTCGAGAATGGGCTGTAGAAAGAGACAACTTGCACAGAGCTATAAAGATTTTAGTCAGACTTGTGGCTTGTCCAGATCTGGGCTGATGTCCAATTTCTCGTCTCTGCAGCCATATGAGAGTCCCATCTCTCACTGACCCCATTTCTCTAAAGACTGCAGGGACACAATTGTCAGAAGAACTGCCTGGAAAGCAGACAAGGTTTATTAAtatcagtaaaaataaacaatggctCAATGGCATGTGAAAGTGAGAAGAACAGTAAAGTAACATGGAAAGTAAATACATCCAAAAGTTAATATatgtgaatgaaaataaaaaacagcaatataaaatatttttttaatgaaaactgcTCTAGAGAAGATTAATATAGGTAATATGTCTTTTGCCACCACACAGGAATTTtacgtttatttttatttcttttttcgttaTCATGAATTCTATAATTCATGATCTTTAGGAATCATCGCAATCATTTATCATTCTTTATGTATACAGCAAGTGActaagtttagttttagtttgttccttgttactcctcgaacAGCATAGGCTGCAAGTGACTTAAGTCATGTCAAACTTTGAGCTCAGTGTTATAATTTGCATTGTCCATTTTATCTCTATGGGGTTTGTATTTTAGTTAGATAAATTATGCAGCAGAATCACAACCTGCCCACAGTTTTAGCTTCAATGAGGACAGTTATACATAAATGTTAATACTAGATTATTTCACAACACCACTTTCCTAACAACAGGTGTTTAACCGTGGAGGGTGTGATACTTATCAATATTATTGCCATACGATTAATGGAAGAGATTTATAGAAATAATCTCATCATAACTGCTTACCTTTCTTGGGGAGGGGGGCTATGTTTAGAAACAATGCTGAACACATAACTATAATATTACAAGACACAGATTTTTATGTATTGGCAGTCAACAAACCTACTGTATAAtcatttaaagtaatttaaGTGCCTGTAAGTTAGAtagaaaatgtttatcatgGAAGTCTCACATAAAATAATGTGAGAGCTATTTTAACACTGTATTTATGATTCAGTGCTACCTCTTTTtcagatttctgaaaaaaacctgtaaaaaaCTCTGTCAGATTGCCTGAAACGACATCAATGAATGGCCTGGACATGGCTTTTCTCAAATCTTAATCAACATacttcattatattttattatagtcCCACGGCCGTTACTCCGCAAAAATAAAGATACCTAGCTGCAAGACACCAAGAACCAACTTACAATAcgatttttaagaaaataaatagataatgaaatagAAAGAGGGACATCTTAAGACCAACACACGGAATCAGAAGAAATCGCAAcaagtgacacacacacacatcccttcATTCCAAACTTCGTGGATGGTGAACTGCTTCCCTTGGTGACACAACAACCACACAAAAGGTCACACTTTCGCGCATAAATAGGGCCAGAATCCTAAAATTGCACCTACTTTGCTTCCTACAAAGATTATTTCTGACGAGGAGCTGTTCCCGTTTCGGTTTTGCTGTCGGTAAATCGCCGatctgtataaataaaaatagacacGACAGATCCGCGAGAGTGGTCTACCTTACCACCCAAGGGAGGCTACTGTCATGATGCCGCCTCAGCTGCTCTCCCCTTGTTCGTCAACTTCTCTCCTGCAGTTATACAGCTTTCTGTCTTTTCTAAATGTTAAACTATTTAATAATTGACAGTTTGATAGCTTAATTAAATGTGCCAATATACGCGTAATATTCTTTGAAATTGTCCACATTcatgattgcattttttttgtgatgttgaaCTCAAccgtttataaaaatattagtgTAATTAGCAGTGTTATAATACAAGTGtgttaaaaaaagtagaagtacttaaaaataaaacataatggTTTCTTAAACTTTGTATTGAAATTATCAGGGTTTTACAATTGTTTTCAagctttttatataaattataacgAATGGGAACAGTCAtacttttattagttttataaCACCTGGCCGTCGAAGACTAATCGCACTTCTAATGTATAGCGGAGACGAGGGGGAGATATGGCATGTGGGATGCGGGAAGCAACATTTAATAGGGGAAAGAATGTTAACAGATTTATTACATGTAGCTTTGGTCGACAATACAAAGGTATAGCCCAgaaattaaagggaaaaaatcGCAGTAGTCTTTATCAGCAGTTTCTGCGGTGGCCACCATGCAGACTCATGATCTGTCGTCTCCTCATATTTctaactttatatatatataaaacactgtATTACTTTTACTTAAACTCGGTATCATCTAAAGGTTTATGCAGAAGTAGGGACAGAAAATAAGTATATTGTGCAATgctattttatgtaaattatgttGTTTTTGAATTGTATTTTGTACTCTGTATGAGTTAAACATGAGTATGGTactgggggtggggaggatgcTGTTtattccctccctctctctatctctcacacacacattcattcatcccttttGGGTGCCGGTCGTTGGGGTAGAGGTAGGACATGGATAGACGCGGTAGCTGACAGTAGGATTTCATAAGAATTACTTAGATTAGCGGCATATGATGTACAGAGCAATAAACTGTTACCAAAATATAAACACGATAGGGAAAAGCGCAGCTGTTACTACTGTTTATAAGAATTTTCTCGTACAATAATGGAACCGTATACTTATATTGAATTTCCAAATCTCATTTCGAGTGCATGCAAATAATCAGCCAGATTGtatgaactttaaaaatattttaaaggcatGTTCATTACATTGGTCTAGACAGGTACTTGCTTTCAAACCTaaaacttcttcataaatgaagGAATTGTTTGTGTGGGTTTTACGCCGTGCATcaccaatgaaagaaaaaaaaatgaagttaatgaaattttacacaACCACAGAGATCGTGAAAAATAAACGAGCAGTCTTTGTATTGTCATCTTTAGCATTATCTTCTATTTCATTCACACAACTCGGAAAATGGATTAAACATTATGAATGTTTCATTCACAAACAAGCTGTTTTTGCTAAAACTTAATTATTGACACTCTGTtcacacaacaataaataacaaccGTTACTAGTGTTTGAATAATACAGTCTTTGATTACCCAAAACTGATTTCAAGGAAGAATCCTTTTTAAAACTCTTTGCCACAAAACCTTCCATGATCGATCTTCGATTAAATGCTCTTTTCTTATAACTAATTTATCATTAGGTCATTAGGCTTCTGCGATGCGAATCCTGCGATGCTTTATAGCGTTGTAAACTTTATCGTTTACTCATATGTCTTCACCGTATTTTAACATTATCTAACATTACATAATATTAAAATTGCATCATGTGCAATGCACATTCATTAAAGGCGTGTTTTtgatcagatttaaaaaaactattattttttccaaaaaaaaaatcttgcataCGTGCTGAAGTGCTTCCCACTGTCTGTGGACAAGTAGGTTAATTTTGAcaagtgtttatattttctctaACAAAATATGCAGAAAAACCCAcccaaaactaaacaaacatcaaaacatttttacacataaaaagaCTTAATGTTGGAAATATTTCTTCGGTCGGTTGGTGTGACTAACTGCACAGTACGAGTTCACTAtttctacaaataataaatttgttggGGTACCGGTTatttaaacacacaaacgcTCCGCACTTTTCCTCGGTGTCCACATGGCGGTGGGGTCATTCTCGCATGATTAGGGTAGTGGTTTGGTTGGGAATGGTAACATCATTTGCCCACACATAAAGCAGGACCAGTAATGACAggaagaccacgtgaccacacacacgagcgcgcaCATACAGGATAGAGGGTCCCACTACCATAGAGGCTGTAAAGATATGCGGTAATCCCTCCGATTTGGCTACCTTTGTCTATTCTGACATGATGAAGAGCACACTAGCACGAAAGAATAAAAGCATACAGGAATAACCAGCATACAGAACACTGGCAGGAGGCAGCATAGAGAACACAAGCGGATGGGGAACACAGACATTCAGGAACAcataattatacaaaataacaaGGGTAGAGAACTCCAAACATTATACAagagcacaaacacacagcaacacatacagacatttgCTCGCGCAATACGCTCCactcttccctctctccctgGTTGACACTGGCCCAGTGACACGTAGCACAGTGAGGGAATAACATGGTCATCGATCTCAAAGTAGCGGACATTGATTGGCAGAAGCTGTGGAGCGAACTGCCGGAACACCAGGCCACCACTGACCCGATGAACGTCGACTGTTTGACCACATCGATCTGCTCGTCCCTCGAAGACGACGCTGGCGGCTGATAAAAGCGCGGGGCACGTCCTTGGTGGTGTCATCTTCCAGTCTGGCCATGCACATCCTTCtgcccaacacacacacacgggcgaGCACGCGTATGTCCGACAAGTTTACTCCATAGAGGGAGAGTGGTTGTTGGTTGGGGGCTGGGGACTGGGGTGCATGAAGGTGACACACTTCCTGATGACCTCCTTCAACTGAAATCCGGTTCGTAGTTGAGTGTCGTCAGGACGACAAGAGTGTTTGCATACCAAGTGACATGTCCGAGATTTGGTGATAAACGGTCTCCAGAATAAACAGTCAGGAAACTATAACGAGTCAGCATTGATGTTTGCCACCTTCACCATCTGAGCAAAAGATGACATTGTCTACACCCTTCCTCTATCCTGTCTTCCATTtactaacaaataaaagtacGGACACACGGTCACTGGTCGTGTCTGGACAGGAAGATTGTAACATGTGGTCATCTAAAGACTAGTCACGTGGGATGTCACCCGACATCCGCAGGAATGTACGCACGTTAGTCGTGGGGAGCAACATGTGACACGTTGCAGGTCACGTGCTGAAATGTGGGAGTTATTAGAACCAGGATTAGTTATCCTCTGGTGTGATGTGTAATTCAGTCGTAGGCCGTAACAGACAACAGTTTTTCAATCTTGTCTGCGTGGGTTTGATGCTTCTCTTACGTCTGTCATTTCTACTTTTATCCCAGTCGCCATCAAATGTCAAATAAGGATTTCACTTTGTCTTTTCAAGATTATCTTCGCCGTTAGTTGACAGAATGGTATTTGAAGTTGgatttaaaatcatttcataCAGTAACAATTTATAGGATTCGTGAATACTACTTTAATAAACTAATACATGGTATAATAAGTTAATATAACAAAATTCAATGCCCGGATCTCTGAGGAAAGATACGAGAAGAAGGAacgaataaaaaatatttgtatgtgtgttgactATCAAACCAGGTCTGAGTAGAAACAAGTTTTCAATCAAGGAAGAATGGATGATATTAATGAATGGGGATGCAGTAGGGGATGCATCTGCAAAGATGGGAGAAGAGGAGAAGAGTACGGCATTGCCATTCTTGGCAGCGGTCGAGAAACCGGACGTGGATGTTTACCTGCCAGGTTACGCTGCTCGTCACACACATTGCGCTCTCCGCTCGCAGGTACACATACCCGGCCCTGCGCGTACCCCAGCACCCAGCCACAATTTGttgccttcttttttccctttttctcccTGTAAGCACACTTTTCTCCCCCCTTCACCCAATAATTAACGAATGCGCAcactcttccacacacacacacactgattcaTCTCTCTAAcccccttttttgtttgtttgtttgcatcaGATGTTCTTTATCAGTATTGATCAGTAAACAGAGATTGGCGTACCTGTTTGACCTCTCATATTCTGTCCAGCGAGAGACCAGCACGGCAAACAAATCGAAGCCGTGCTCGGGGTCTCCAAGACAATGCACGTGTGCGTGCACACGAACCTGACAACGGGGCTTCGCTGCGCGCAGCTGATAGGGACAAGTGCACTCAGgaccgctgctgctgctggctgctgctgctgctgcaggccatggtggaggtggtggtgccCTCACTGTACTCTCTTCCCCACTGTCATGACCAGGTAGAAAGTTCAACGGATGGCACAATAATAACACGGAAGTTTACGGCTAACATTCCCACTTCGAGCAAATTCATTTCAGATCGGGAACCTGCTGGTGAGGGTTCGGATCCAGACAGGTTCAAGAGAAATTGGAAACGGGGTACGAGTTATTTGTTAAGATTTAATAGTGAAGGAGAAATGCACTCATATACGAAAtgcaaggagagagagagaaagggtaaAATGTGTATGTGGAGGGTGGAGAGAAAGCAGCAGGGATGGAGAGTGGGAGAGATAGAGGACAAGTGATGGAGGCTAGCCTCGATCGATGTGCTGCTGTTTTGCAAGACCTCGCTCCGCGAGACTGTGCGAGAGCTGCCTGCCTCTCCAGGGCCCGGCTGGAAGCTATTTCTGGTTCTTGAGATTGAGCTATCGATTGTGGGGTGCAACGGGTGGGGGATCCATCCAGCGCTTTGTCACCGACCGGCCGCCATTCGCAGAAATTGACTGGTGGGAAGGCGCTGGGGAGGCCGTCGGCGCTTCCACACGGCGGATAATTACTTTCTAATCTTAGCGTGCGGACCCTTTTTTTGGCTTTCAAAACAACCCTTTATAGC
This sequence is a window from Pomacea canaliculata isolate SZHN2017 linkage group LG5, ASM307304v1, whole genome shotgun sequence. Protein-coding genes within it:
- the LOC112564725 gene encoding LOW QUALITY PROTEIN: DDB1- and CUL4-associated factor 10-like (The sequence of the model RefSeq protein was modified relative to this genomic sequence to represent the inferred CDS: inserted 2 bases in 2 codons; deleted 1 base in 1 codon; substituted 1 base at 1 genomic stop codon), coding for MGSVRDGTLIWLQRREIGHQPRSGQATSLTXNLYSSVQVVSFYSPFSNHSDGQHHGGIFNFDFSTDGRVLVAACEKRSFLVFDPFNGKLVQTKNGAHMNCVNCVKFLDTRTFATCSDDNTVALWDLRFLGSKVRSLHGHSYWVKNIEYAASRGLLVTSGFDGTIYTWDINNYSNEDGCRRVFYTDGLMRSKLTHDDSKLVVATADGYLIIIHNLDLEHLDTDTADFKLHFTESMQETGTSIIDSNIKRMFERSRNRVELLSDFPKGDKALVITSLQVHPQGWCVSSRNTSSDESSEWTCVHDISEDPQSPSFLSNTRRSRRHLTPMSAPERQQPERVDRGRPGQVEQDVSLVHERLVEPQQSEESGVQTMXEGEGGQGQQDHSSSLHHRLHEDLDDESAAAAVEEPGPSPRRRRRRRWRVFRLRLSSGDAVSLSDASSSAEQYSTVSTTTSAPLGSSSREAVGRSRASSDTDAFILRLLRQAALMVESSTALRHVEPARLLQQPPRSYSVHVPRPRLQFFQQEPNVGRGYIKEQCFSADGRLVVSPYANGLRLLAFDARCSELCDCPPVAPGQARQLHEIXSLSMHAQVALTTRFSPPSACLSLGALDGSVAFLQPSL